The genome window GGTGATACTGGCCGCGCGCCAAACAGAACGATTTCAAAGCCTGCTCGATTTTGCCGTTCGCGCGCCGCTGCATCGTGATGCGGTCGAAAACCTGGTGCTTTCAGGTGCTTTTGATGCGCTGCATCTGCACCGGCGCGGTCTGCTGTGGCGGCTGGATGAGACGCTGGCCCTGGCGCAGCAATGCCGCGTTGCGAGTACCGGCAGCGTACTGGTGATGCCGGCCATGATGGAGACGCCGCTGGCACAGGATGTGGCGCCCTTTTCACCGTGGGATGCCTATTTGTGGACCTGGCGGTTAACGGGTGTGTGCGCCGAGTGCCACGTGTTTGCCTGGATGCGTGAGGCATTGGCGGCACATGGCGTTATGACCACTGCCGACGCCATGCGGGAGCGTGCCGGATCCCTGGTTACGGTGGCCGGGCTCAACATTCGGCCCCACCGTCCGCCAACCAAAAGTGGAGCTCCCGTGCTCTTCAGTACGCTGGAAGATGAGTTCGGCCTGCTTCAAACGGTTTGTGTGGGCAAAGCCATCGATAGCTGTACGGCCACATTTCTCACGGCGGCCGCTATTGTGGCGCGTGGCGTTGTCGAACGCCGCGGCGTAGGCGTAACCCTGCGCATTCTGCAGGTCCGCCCGCTGCGCCTGCAGGAGTTCGTCCCGCACGAGGCCAATCGGCCGCTGGCCGCCGAACCGGCGCCCTGGCGCGCATACACCGGCACGCAAATCAGCGTCCAGACGCCTCACACCGTATAGATCTCCGGGCGCCGGTCTCCGATCGGGTCCATCTCGAATTCGCCGGGCGCCACCACCAGTCGCTTGCACCGGGCCTCAGCCGGCACAATAGCTGCGGCGATCGTTTCCGGTTCGTTACCGCCGGCCTCTGCCAGAACCCTGCCAGCCGGCGACACAATCTGGCTGCGGCCGATGAACCGAACGCCCCGCTCCGTGCCCACCCGGTTGCATGCCACAACCCAGATGCGATTCTCCCACGCGCGCGTTCTGGTCAGGAACTCCGGGGCGCTCTCGGCGCCCTGGTGCCAGTTGGTAGGCACCGCCAGCACGTCGGCCCCCTTCAGCGCCAGTGTCCGGCACGCTTCGGGAAACCGGATGTCGTAGCAAATCAGCACGCCAAGCCGGCAAAACGGCAGATCGAATACCGGAATCTCCTCGCCAGCGTGCACATACCGGTCTACACCTAGCAATGGTAGATGTGTCTTACGGTAGATACCCAGCAATCCGGAAGGCCCAATAACCGCGGCGGAGTTGTGCAGCCGGTCATCAAAACGCTCGAGAAACCCAGCCACGACCCAAACGTCGTGAGCTGCGCACGCCGCCTCCAGATGCCGCATCCAGCCGTGTCCAGGAGGCGCGGCCGCGTCTCGCGCCTCTCCAGCCCCGCCAAAAACGTAACCATTATGTGCACACTCGGGAAACACTACCAGTCGCGCGCCGCTTTCCGCGGCGGCGCTCAGGCGCTCCGCCATCACCGCGCTGTTGCGTGCAGGCAACCCCTGGATCACGTCCATCTGGACGGCGGCAACCACCACTTCGCGGTCGGCACTCTTGCTCATGCGCCAGGCTCCTGTTTCACCACGACGCCGGCGCCGTGCACGCGCCGCCGTGTTGCCAGCCAACACCACCGGTATACTGCCGGGCTACAGTACAGCTTATCACGATTGCCCCATGTCATCTGAAACTACCTATACACCAAACGGCTCGGAACGCAGTCCGGAAGCAGGCCTCCGCGAAGCTCTGGAGCACATGGAGCGGATTCGCGGCCCCGAACATGCCGATGTGGCCTGGCCCCTGATGGCTCTGGCCGATTACCTGCGCGGGCAGGGCAGCTGGGAAGAGGCTCTACAGACCTATACGCGCGCGCTGCGGATTCGCGAGTCGGCGCTGGGCGAGCAGCACCTTGAAGTCGCAAAGGTCTACAACGCAATAGGCAGCCTGCACCGCGCCCGTGGCCTCTATTCCGCGGCCGAGCCGTTCTTCCGGCACGCCCTGGAAATCCGGCAGCGCGCCGCCGGCCCGGCGAGCGAGTTGGCGGCCGCCAGCCTGAACAACCTCGGGGCGCTGCAGCACAGCCTCGGCCAATACGGCGAGGCGGACAAGCTGGTTCGCGAGGCGCTGCAGATTCGCGAGTCGATCTATGGCGTCACAGATCCGCGGCTCGCCTCTTGCGTCACGAACCTTGCCGTGGTTCAAGGCGATCTTGGCGACTATCGAGTCGCCCGGGAAACGGCCGAGCGCAGCCTTGCGCTTCGCGGTGGCGCGGTGCCTCCCGATGACGTGGATCGCGCCCTGAGCCTCATCGTCCTCTCCGGCGCCCACCACAGGATGGGCGAGTGGCAAGAAGCGGAACGGCTGGCGCGTCAGGCCTTGGCCATTCGGCAGAAGCAGTTAGGAGCCGAGCACTCCAGCGTCGCCGGGGCGCAGTTGGCGCTGGCGGAAGTGATGCTCGACACCGGCCGTGCGGGGGAGGCGCAGGCAGCGGCTTCCGCCGCGCTGGAGATACGGCAGGCACAGTTACCGGCTCAGCATCCCGATATCAAGCTGGCCCAGCTCGTGCTGGCGCGCGCGATGGCGGCGGGCAGCATGAAGGATGAAGCCGTCTCCCAACTTGAGCATCTTGCCGCCGAAGCCGGCAGCCCGGAGCATGCCTCGCATCCCGCAGTGGCAAACATCTGGCTGGCCCTGGCTGTTGCGCGCGGTGAAGCTCGCGAAGCGCTGGTGGCGGCACAGACAGGACTCGCGATCCGCGAGCGTCTGCTCGGCCCAATGCACCCCGCCACGGCGGAGGCCACCGCGATGGTGGCGCACCACCAGGTTCGGCGTGGCGAACTCGACGGCGCATGTGAACCGCTCCAGCATGCAATTGATGTGCTCGGCGGATTGCTGCCTGAGGGGCACCCAACACTCCGCTCTGCCCGCGCCGACCTTGCGCTGTGCATGATCAATTCCGGGAATCTGGTGCAGGCTGCCGGCGAGCTGCGGCTTGCCGATCGGCGGCTGGCCGGCGCGCCGCCCTCTATCGAGCTGGATGCCGCCATCGAGGCGATGCGCGATCAGTGCCTTAATGCACCGGCAACGGCCGCCGCAGCGGACTTTACGTCGCAGCCCCCTGCGGCGCCGGCGCAGCGACCGGCGGTTGCGCCGCTGTTGTATGAGGTAGGTGCGCCGGATCCGGCGGCCGTGCCGTTCGACATTCCCGAGCCGTCAGGCTTTCGCGTTTCACCGGAGGTGACCGCCGCCGTGCCGCCGTCGCAGCACGCAGATTACGCTCCTGCAGCGCCGTTGTACGATCCGGAACCGGAGGAGGTCGCAGCTTCGTCGACCGAATCGGACGGCGGTTCAACGGCCGTGGAATCGGCGGCGCCGGATCCGTGGAGTGCAGAGACTGCCGATCAGCCGGTGAACCAGAGCGCTGAAGAGGCAGTCGAGCCGGCTGCGGTCCAACCCGACGCCACCGAGCCCCTGTACGTGCGACCATTAGCGGACTATGGCGCCGATCCCGCAATCGCCGGTGCGCCGCCGGTCGAGGAGACGCGCGCAAATCCGGATCCCCCCGCCGCGACCACTCCCGAGGAGCCGGCTCCGCCGGCTGCCACGCGACAACCGGAACGCCACGAACCCGACCCCGCGCCGGTGTTCACAGCCGCTCCCGGCATTCAAGGAGAGGACACCACCAGCCAGCCTCCGACCGAAGTGGCTGAGGTTTCCGGGCCGCTGGACGACCCGGAAGCGGCGGGTATGGTCGACGATGCCGATTTGAGCGATGCCGAGGCCAGGATAACCGGCCTCATACGGCAATATGCAGCGCAATCGGGCGCGAATTCGCCGCATGTTGCCGACGCGATGATGTTGCTTGGCAGGCTTCGTTCCACACAGGGCCGCCACGATGAGGCAGCCGGGCTGTATCGTCACAGCCTTGCGATCCACCGGGCGGCTGCCGCGCCGGATGATGCGGCGGTGGCCAGTGCGCTGTCACGCCTGGCGGGCGAACTCGTGCGTCTGGAGGGGCAGGGCGCGGTACGCGAACTCGTCGATGCCGAACTCAGACGGCTGCAGCGCCGCTACGGCGCCGAGAGCCGCCTGTACGCCGCCCGCGCCCAGAACCTTGCCGTCCTTTGTGAAGCCGTTGGCGCCTCCGGGCGCTGAAACGCGCGGTTCGGGCCATTCGACCTTGCGCTGATCCAGCCGGAATTGCGGCCGCCTGGCGCTGCCCTTCGCCGATTTTAAGGGGGTAAGTGGCAGTGTGCCGTTCACGCGCGCGGCGAGTTTTTGCGTCCAATATGCCGTCTACTAATCTATGGCCAGTGACTTGACAGTCTCGCTGAGTTTCTATACACTGTGGACAGTCTTTCTAGCCTTACCGGCCTGACGCTGTCAACTTCTCTTTCCCGGGGGGCGATGCGAGTCAGTTACGCGAGAGTCGCAACGCAAGACCTGAATCTTGAGCTTCAGAGACATGCGCTCACTAACGCGAAGTGCGAGCCCATCCTCGAAGACAAACAGAGCGGTGCTAACGCTGACACTCCGGGGCTGGTCGACGCGGTCGCCTCCATGCGTTCCGGACGGCCGGATGGACCGCGAACGGGCCAAGTTAGGCTACGAGATCAACTTCAACCGTCTGCTTATCGTGCACAAGCTTCCTCGCCCCACTACAAGAGATCGGCGCCGAGCTGAGGGACCTGGAGGCCAAGCCCGTCGTGAAGCCCAGCTCGGGCAAGAAAGGGGTACCGCTTGAGCGACCTTAAGCTATTCCAACTGTCAGCCGACCAAGCCGCCGAAATCAAGGGCGAAGCCTCCGACCTTGAGAAGCCACTTCAAACGCTCATCGAGCAAAACCTCGAGACGCTCCTGGCAGTGCGGTTCCTCGCGACCGAACACTCCACTGGCAAGGAGCACGCCGGACGAATCGATACGCTTGGCCTGGACGAGAACATGAGCCCGGTGATCCTCGAATACAAGCGTTCTCTTAACGAAAACGTGATCAACCAGGGCCTCTTCTATTTGGACTGGCTAATGGGTCACCAAGCCGACTTCACGCTGCTTGTCCAAAATCGTTACGGCAAGGAAACCGCAGACGCCGTAGATTGGACCGGCCCTCGGCTTATCTGCATCGCCGGAGACTTCACGAAGTATGACGAGCACGCCGTCAATCAGATGGGCCGTAACATCGCGCTAATCCGCTACCGCAGGTTCGGTCCCAACTTGCTGCTGTTGGAACTCGTGAACTCTACTGTCACCTCCACGCACTCGCAAGGCAAGACCGGACCCGCGAAGTCCGGCCTGTCCGATTGGAGCGCGGACTGGAGCGCCTGCTGGGCCAAACATCCGACGATGCATGAACTGTATCTGACGATAGAGGCCTATATCCTATCGTTGGGGGACGACGTCCGAGTTAACCAGGCGAAGATGTACATCGCCTTCAAACGGATCAAGAACTTCGCGGAGCTTTCCGTTACCCAGCAGAGGATCCTGTTGCATCTCCACCTGGACCCTGAAAAGTACGCTGTGCCACCGGAACAGGGTCGCGATGTCAGAAACATTGGCACCTATGCGCCGGGCCTTCTGCAGCTGTTTATCCGTGGCCGGGAGGACATAGACCGAGCGAAGCCTCTTATCCTGAGGAGTTACGAAGGTGGTTGACCGCGTTGCGCTGCAGCGCCGCTACGGCGCCGAGAGCCGCCTGTACGCCGCCCGCACCCAGAACCTTGCCGTCCTTTGTGAAGCCGTTGGCGCCTCCGGGCGCTGAAACGCGCGATTCAGCCCATTCTACCTTGCGCTAATCCAGCCGGAATTGCGGCCGCGTGGCGCTGCCCTTCGCCGATTGTAAGGGGGTTAGTGGCAGTGGCCGTTCACGCGCGCGGCGCATCAGGCGCGATCTAAACCGGTTCAGAACGCGCCAAACTTGGCAGGGAACTGGACACAATCAGCGCGGCGAGGCACTTGCGCCACGCCCGAGGCCGGCGGCGCGCTGCTGGTGCAGCGAGCGAGGATATCCAGCGCTCAAGCAGAAATGAAGCGGATACCGCATTTGCCGCTGCAGCGACAGCAGGTTGATGTAGACACGGTATCGTGCTACAATGCCAAGCGAACGCGGCCTGACAGCGCTCGTTCCCGGCCGAACCGCTGAGACGTTCCAACACGAAATTCTCGCCCGCGACCGGCGCTGAGTGCTCTGGCAGCCCAGGCAATCGCTCGCCGCATGGAGCGGGACCTCGCGTTCCGCCGGCGCTTGTGGCGATTGTCGAGGCGCGCAGGTTCTAAGGCATGCTCTAGTCGCGGGTCAGCCTGAGGCGCCGCGGCCGAACAACGGGCCCGCGCCAGGTTCGTTGCGCACATAATCCGGATAACGCAAAAGGCTTACGCAGGGTTCGTGCAAGCCTGCAGAATCCCACGCAGCCATAAGCTTAACACTCGAACGGGCCGCGTCGCGCGAGGGGTACCTAATGGACGTTTTTGACCTCCGTCACCGCCTGATCGATGACTATGCTTCCTACATAAGCAGCTTCATTCGAATCCACGATCAGCGCATTCGGGACCATGTGAATGACAGTCTGGACAATGGTCTGCTTTGGCCCGATCCCCTGATCCAGCTCAACCCGTCGTTTGAGCCGGGTGCGTGGATTGACGACCTCGTTAAAGACAAGACACTCCACGAAGAGTGCAGTCGGATCTTCCGCATCAAGCCCAAGCGCGAGAGCGCCGGGAATCCAATGCGCTTACACAAACACCAGTCCGATGCGGTCGAGGTCGCGCGCAGCGATAACCACTACGTTCTCACCACTGGTACCGGATCTGGAAAGAGCCTTGCCTACATCGTACCCATCGTCGACTCCGTGCTCCGTCGCGGCACAGGTAGAGGCATCCAGGCGATCGTCGTCTATCCGATGAATGCGCTCGCGAACAGCCAGGCGGGCGAACTGGAGAAGTTCCTCAGCTACGGCTATCCCGAGCACAAGGAACCCGTTACGTACGCCCGTTACACCGGGCAGGAGAGCGATGCCGAACGCGCTGAGATACTGGCGCATCCGCCGGACATTCTCCTTACAAACTACGTCATGCTGGAACTCATCCTGACCCGACCATTCGAGAAGCCGCTCATCGATCGCGCCCAGGGCTTACGGTTCTTCGTGCTTGACGAGATGCACACCTACCGGGGACGTCAGGGATCGGATGTCGCCCTCCTGGTGAGACGAGTCCGTGAGGCGCTGCGCGCGCCCGAGATGCAGTGTGTCGGCACCTCCGCCACGCTGGTTACCGACGGCGTCTACATCACTCAGCAGGAGGAGGTTGCGGGAGTCGCATCGCAGCTCTTCGGCGTCGAGGTCAAGCCCGCAAACGTGATCGGCGAGACGTTGCGCCGTGCCACGCCGAACCGTAGCCTCGTGGACCCGTCGTTCGTGACGGAATTGACTCGTCGTGTGGCGGACCAGTCTCTTAAACCTCCCGTCACCTACGACGACTTTGTGTCTGATCCGCTGTCCGTCTGGATAGAGAGCACATTCGGGGTGTTTGAGGAGCCGGACACCGCTCGGCTGACCCGCATGAGGCCGAGGAACCTGACGGGCGATGGCGGAGCCGCATCGGAACTCGCTGACGTAACAGGTCAACCACAGGATCAATGCGAGTCCGCCATCAAGGACGGGCTTCAAGGAGGCTACATATGCGAACGGAATCCGGAGACCGGATTGCCGGCATTCGCATTCCGTCTCCATCAGTTCATCTCTCGCGGCGATTCCGTATATTCGAGCCTTGAAAGTGAAGTCGACCGGCATATCACGGTCAACGGTCAGCAATTCGTACCGGGAGATCGAAGTCGCGTTCTGCTTCCGATGGTCTTTTGCCGCGAATGCGGTCAGGAGTACTATTCCGTCCGGCGCAACGAGGACTCTCAATCGAATGCCGTCCAGTACACTCCCCGCGATCTGTCTGACCAATACGATGACGACGACGGCAAACCCGGTTTTCTTCACGTCAGCGTCAGCGAGCCGTGGCCCACGACCGAGTACGAATATCTAGACCGCTTGCCGGAGGATTGGGTTGAGGTAGCAAACGGCACAACCCGCGTTCGGCGAGATCGGCGGGACGAGCTTCCTGCGGCGGTCCGGGTCGGCCCACTCGGCCGAGAGACGACGGATGGACTTCCAGCCCACTACCTTGCCGCACCATTCCGATTCTGTCTGCGCTGCGGCGTATCTTACTCTGCTACCCAACGGAGTGACTTTTCAAAACTCTCATCGCTGTCGTCAGAAGGTCGGAGCACTGCAACAACCATCCTATCCCTGGCCGCGATCCGCAATCTCCGTGGACAGTCGGACCTGGGCGCAGAAGCGCGAAAGCTCCTGTCCTTTACGGATAACCGGCAGGACGCCGCCTTGCAGGCGGGCCACTTCAACGACTTCGTAGAGATCTCACTTCTCCGCTCAGCGCTCTTTGCTGCCGTCGCCAAGGCTGGTCCACACGGACTACGTCATGATAAGCTTACCCAGCGCACGTTTGAGGCGCTCGCGCTGCCAAAGGAGCTCTATTCCGCGAACCCCGGCGAGAGATTCCAGGCCGAGCACGATACCGAACGGGCCTTTCGCAACTTGCTCGGCTACCGACTCTACCGCGACCTGAAGCGCGGATGGCGCGTCACGGCTCCGAACCTGGAACAGTGCGGCCTGCTCCAGATCCAATACGACTCCCTGGACGACGCCTGTAACGCTGACGATCTCTGGCAGGGCGCTCATCCAGCGCTGGTGATGGCCGCGCCAGACACGCGGTTCCGCATAGCGAAAACGCTGCTCGACTTCATGAGGCGCGCACTTGCCATCAAGGTTGACTACCTGGATGGTCGCTTCCAGGAACAACTTGAGCAGCAGAGCAGCCAGCGACTCCGCGAACCGTGGGCGATCGACGAGGAGGAGAAACTGGAAACCAGTTCGATTCTCCTTCCAAGGTCCCGACGGCGGAACGACTATGGAGGCAACGTCTATCTGTCCGCTCGTGGGGGATATGGGCGGTATCTCTGCGGGGTTAAGGCCTTCCCGGAGTACTCGGAGGCCGGAAAGCGACTGAAAACGGACGATGCTCAGGCAATCGTGTTGCAAGTCCTTGAGGCTCTCACCGTAGCCGGCATCATCGAGCGCGTTTCCGAACCCAGTGCGGAGGAGCAAGTACCGGGGTTCCAGGTAGTTGCGGGATCACTTCGATGGATCGCGGGCACTGGTGACAAGGCGTTCCACGACCCAATACGAACACCTCGGCCGCCAGCGGAAGGCAGTACCACCAATCCATTCTTCGTTGCCTTCTACAAGACCGTGGCCAGCGATCTGCACGGGCTGGAAGCGCGCGAGCACACCGCGCAAGTGCCGTATGACGAGCGGCAGGACCGAGAGTATCGGTTCCGGACGGGAGAGCTCCCGGTTCTCTACTGCTCACCGACCATGGAACTGGGCGTGGATATCTCCCGCCTGAACGTGGTTAATATGCGCAATGTTCCGCCGACGCCGGCGAATTACGCCCAGCGAAGCGGTCGTGCCGGAAGAAGCGGGCAGCCGGCACTTGTGTTCTCATACTGCACAACAGGCAGCCCGCACGACCAGTACTTCTTCAAACGACCGGACCGTATGGTTGCCGGCGCCGTTACGCCGCCGCGTCTCGATCTCGCGAATGAGGATCTTGTTCGAGCTCATGTTCATGCGATTTGGCTGGCCGAGACCGGGTATGCCGGCCATGCCCTGTCGCTCGGCAAGTCGCTTAAAGACCTGCTCGACCTGACAGGCAGTCCTCCGCCGCTCCGGCTTCTGGACTTCGTGCAGGCTGCGCTGGACGATCCCAAAGCCCGAGAAAGGGCAAAGCTGAGCGCGGAGCGCGTCCTCGCTACCTTCGATGGAGCGCTCCGTTCCTCCGATTGGTGGAGTCCTCGTTGGCTTGACGATGTTCTTCTTCAGGTTGGACGCAGCTTCGAGGCCGCGTGCCGGCGTTGGCGCGAGCTCTACCTTTCGGCGCTTAAGCAGCAGGAGGTACAGAACGCCATCGTCCTGGACGCATCGCGCCCGCCTGCCGCCAAGCAATTGGCGAAAAGACTCCGTGGAGAAGCCGAACAGCAGTTGAAGCTTCTCATAGAGATCGGGAACGTCACACAGTCTGATTTCTACTCGTATCGCTACTTTGCCGGCGAGGGCTTCCTGCCGGGCTACAACTTCCCGCGCTTGCCGCTCTCGGCACACATTCCGAGCCGCTCCAGGAAGCAGCGAGATGAGTTCCTGTCGCGTCCGCGGTTCCTGGCAATCTCGGAATTCGGCCCTCGGTCCATCGTTTACCACGACGGCGCCCGATACGAGATCAACAAAGTCATTCGCCCAGTTGCGGAGCGC of Armatimonadota bacterium contains these proteins:
- a CDS encoding carbon-nitrogen hydrolase family protein produces the protein MSKSADREVVVAAVQMDVIQGLPARNSAVMAERLSAAAESGARLVVFPECAHNGYVFGGAGEARDAAAPPGHGWMRHLEAACAAHDVWVVAGFLERFDDRLHNSAAVIGPSGLLGIYRKTHLPLLGVDRYVHAGEEIPVFDLPFCRLGVLICYDIRFPEACRTLALKGADVLAVPTNWHQGAESAPEFLTRTRAWENRIWVVACNRVGTERGVRFIGRSQIVSPAGRVLAEAGGNEPETIAAAIVPAEARCKRLVVAPGEFEMDPIGDRRPEIYTV
- a CDS encoding tetratricopeptide repeat protein — its product is MSSETTYTPNGSERSPEAGLREALEHMERIRGPEHADVAWPLMALADYLRGQGSWEEALQTYTRALRIRESALGEQHLEVAKVYNAIGSLHRARGLYSAAEPFFRHALEIRQRAAGPASELAAASLNNLGALQHSLGQYGEADKLVREALQIRESIYGVTDPRLASCVTNLAVVQGDLGDYRVARETAERSLALRGGAVPPDDVDRALSLIVLSGAHHRMGEWQEAERLARQALAIRQKQLGAEHSSVAGAQLALAEVMLDTGRAGEAQAAASAALEIRQAQLPAQHPDIKLAQLVLARAMAAGSMKDEAVSQLEHLAAEAGSPEHASHPAVANIWLALAVARGEAREALVAAQTGLAIRERLLGPMHPATAEATAMVAHHQVRRGELDGACEPLQHAIDVLGGLLPEGHPTLRSARADLALCMINSGNLVQAAGELRLADRRLAGAPPSIELDAAIEAMRDQCLNAPATAAAADFTSQPPAAPAQRPAVAPLLYEVGAPDPAAVPFDIPEPSGFRVSPEVTAAVPPSQHADYAPAAPLYDPEPEEVAASSTESDGGSTAVESAAPDPWSAETADQPVNQSAEEAVEPAAVQPDATEPLYVRPLADYGADPAIAGAPPVEETRANPDPPAATTPEEPAPPAATRQPERHEPDPAPVFTAAPGIQGEDTTSQPPTEVAEVSGPLDDPEAAGMVDDADLSDAEARITGLIRQYAAQSGANSPHVADAMMLLGRLRSTQGRHDEAAGLYRHSLAIHRAAAAPDDAAVASALSRLAGELVRLEGQGAVRELVDAELRRLQRRYGAESRLYAARAQNLAVLCEAVGASGR
- a CDS encoding recombinase family protein — its product is MRVSYARVATQDLNLELQRHALTNAKCEPILEDKQSGANADTPGLVDAVASMRSGRPDGPRTGQVRLRDQLQPSAYRAQASSPHYKRSAPS
- a CDS encoding DUF91 domain-containing protein is translated as MSDLKLFQLSADQAAEIKGEASDLEKPLQTLIEQNLETLLAVRFLATEHSTGKEHAGRIDTLGLDENMSPVILEYKRSLNENVINQGLFYLDWLMGHQADFTLLVQNRYGKETADAVDWTGPRLICIAGDFTKYDEHAVNQMGRNIALIRYRRFGPNLLLLELVNSTVTSTHSQGKTGPAKSGLSDWSADWSACWAKHPTMHELYLTIEAYILSLGDDVRVNQAKMYIAFKRIKNFAELSVTQQRILLHLHLDPEKYAVPPEQGRDVRNIGTYAPGLLQLFIRGREDIDRAKPLILRSYEGG
- a CDS encoding DEAD/DEAH box helicase; protein product: MDVFDLRHRLIDDYASYISSFIRIHDQRIRDHVNDSLDNGLLWPDPLIQLNPSFEPGAWIDDLVKDKTLHEECSRIFRIKPKRESAGNPMRLHKHQSDAVEVARSDNHYVLTTGTGSGKSLAYIVPIVDSVLRRGTGRGIQAIVVYPMNALANSQAGELEKFLSYGYPEHKEPVTYARYTGQESDAERAEILAHPPDILLTNYVMLELILTRPFEKPLIDRAQGLRFFVLDEMHTYRGRQGSDVALLVRRVREALRAPEMQCVGTSATLVTDGVYITQQEEVAGVASQLFGVEVKPANVIGETLRRATPNRSLVDPSFVTELTRRVADQSLKPPVTYDDFVSDPLSVWIESTFGVFEEPDTARLTRMRPRNLTGDGGAASELADVTGQPQDQCESAIKDGLQGGYICERNPETGLPAFAFRLHQFISRGDSVYSSLESEVDRHITVNGQQFVPGDRSRVLLPMVFCRECGQEYYSVRRNEDSQSNAVQYTPRDLSDQYDDDDGKPGFLHVSVSEPWPTTEYEYLDRLPEDWVEVANGTTRVRRDRRDELPAAVRVGPLGRETTDGLPAHYLAAPFRFCLRCGVSYSATQRSDFSKLSSLSSEGRSTATTILSLAAIRNLRGQSDLGAEARKLLSFTDNRQDAALQAGHFNDFVEISLLRSALFAAVAKAGPHGLRHDKLTQRTFEALALPKELYSANPGERFQAEHDTERAFRNLLGYRLYRDLKRGWRVTAPNLEQCGLLQIQYDSLDDACNADDLWQGAHPALVMAAPDTRFRIAKTLLDFMRRALAIKVDYLDGRFQEQLEQQSSQRLREPWAIDEEEKLETSSILLPRSRRRNDYGGNVYLSARGGYGRYLCGVKAFPEYSEAGKRLKTDDAQAIVLQVLEALTVAGIIERVSEPSAEEQVPGFQVVAGSLRWIAGTGDKAFHDPIRTPRPPAEGSTTNPFFVAFYKTVASDLHGLEAREHTAQVPYDERQDREYRFRTGELPVLYCSPTMELGVDISRLNVVNMRNVPPTPANYAQRSGRAGRSGQPALVFSYCTTGSPHDQYFFKRPDRMVAGAVTPPRLDLANEDLVRAHVHAIWLAETGYAGHALSLGKSLKDLLDLTGSPPPLRLLDFVQAALDDPKARERAKLSAERVLATFDGALRSSDWWSPRWLDDVLLQVGRSFEAACRRWRELYLSALKQQEVQNAIVLDASRPPAAKQLAKRLRGEAEQQLKLLIEIGNVTQSDFYSYRYFAGEGFLPGYNFPRLPLSAHIPSRSRKQRDEFLSRPRFLAISEFGPRSIVYHDGARYEINKVIRPVAEREGDDELFTGSAKLCPYCGYLHPVSSSDSFDTCERCSTQLDASITNLFRLQNVATRRRERISCDEEERMRMGYDMRTGVRFADYGAGPVYRIASVLVNGEPLAELAYGNAATLWRINQGWTRRKNKQQLGFMLDIERGFWARNENETPEGPDADPISVRVERVIPYVDDRRNCLLLTLPDQQPANVMASLQAALKSAIQVTYQLEDSELAAEPLPGPGERNLLLFYEAAEGGAGVLRRLLDNPSAVPDVATEALRICHFDPVTGDDLRRAPHAREDCEAACYDCLMSYANQRDHELLDRKAIAPVLLALRNATVSTSPASVPRSAHRDSLLDRCGSQLERLWVSHMDTKGYHLPTDSQKVIDQCATCPDFLYLDHGHQAAIYVDGPPHDFPDRQARDERQTVCMEDQGYIVIRFHHQDNWDEIIAKFPSLFGRPE